From one Notolabrus celidotus isolate fNotCel1 chromosome 2, fNotCel1.pri, whole genome shotgun sequence genomic stretch:
- the LOC117831134 gene encoding protein wntless homolog, producing the protein MSGAIIENMSTRKLVIFGLFILLFQVLSVMVGAFIAPNPTSAIRYLATKCINRHRSRIWLMPWGSNRCQQIHSFDEPLAKLLDANDIVFAVHVPLPNREMSPWFQYMLAVLQVDIAFKMINQIEDDVVITIDAGLAHRDDLKSKWTTKFHSVEQRPLRCTFDVPKTYENEGRFYQCDPIPFMELGSVAHKYFLINLRLPVNDTVNVGIGDIKDIHIVGIHQNGGFTKVWISMKTVFSPWIFVATVWYWHRISLMTRPPVLLEKVILALGISMMFLNVPVEWLSLGFEWTWMLLFEDVQQGIFYATLFCFWIIFCGEHLMDQSQRNRLSAYWWQVGLVVFGSSILLIFDLSERGVHLTNPFYSVWASKVGSRVTITFIIVAGISVCLYFVSLCGMVRCVFRNIGGKIQQLPAMPEARRLRYKGIIFRFKFLMLVTLACAAMTVIFFILNQVSEGHWHWGDYTLQVHSAFLTGMYGMWNLYVFTIIFLYAPSHKNRNKSADSQQTDMVDKPDSQETQLTCGEPWPTETYRMTGKVAEE; encoded by the exons ATGTCAGGAGCAATTATAGAGAACATGAGCACGAGGAAGTTGGTTATCTTCGGTTTGTTTATTCTCCTGTTTCAAGTCCTCTCAGTCATGGTCGGAGCATTTATCG CCCCCAATCCCACCAGTGCCATCCGCTACCTTGCCACCAAATGCATCAATCGGCACAGGTCACGCATCTGGCTCATGCCATGGGGATCAAACCGGTGCCAGCAGATCCACAGTTTTGATGAGCCTCTTGCAAAATTACTGGACGCCAATGacattgtgtttgctgtgcATGTTCCTCTCCCCAACCGGGAGATGAGCCCCTGGTTTCAGTACATGCTGGCCGTTCTGCAGGTTGATATTGCTTTCAAAATGATCAATCAGATCG AAGATGATGTCGTCATTACTATTGATGCTGGCCTGGCACACAGGGATGATTTGAAATCAAAGTGGACCACAAAGTTTCACTCAGTGGAGCAAAGGCCGCTCCGGTGCACCTTTGATGTCCCAAAG ACATATGAAAATGAAGGCCGCTTCTATCAGTGCGACCCCATACCATTCATGGAACTGGGAAGTGTGGCGCATAAATACTTTCTCATTAACCTGCGCCTGCCAGTGAATGACACAGTGAATGTTGGCATTGGAGACATAAAGGACATCCATATAGTG GGCATTCACCAAAATGGAGGCTTCACCAAAGTGTGGATCAGCATGAAGACTGTGTTCAGCCCCTGGATATTTGTGGCAACAGTTTGGTACTGGCACAGGATCAGCCTCATGACAAGACCTCCAGTCCTTTTAGAGAA GGTGATTTTGGCTCTTGGCATCTCCATGATGTTCCTGAACGTGCCTGTGGAGTGGCTCTCTCTGGGTTTTGAGTGGACGTGGATGCTGCTGTTTGAGGATGTTCAGCAGGGCATCTTTTACGCCACTCTGTTCTGTTTCTGGATCATCTTCTGTGGTGAACACCTCATG GACCAAAGTCAGAGGAATCGGCTCTCAGCGTACTGGTGGCAGGTTGGGCTGGTGGTGTTTGGTTCATCTATTCTCCTCATATTTGACCTGAGTGAAAG ggGGGTTCATTTGACCAATCCTTTCTACAGTGTTTGGGCATCAAAGGTTGGGTCGAGGGTGACA ATTACTTTCATTATTGTTGCAGGGATTTCTGTTTGTCTATATTTTGTCTCCTTGTGTGGCATGGTGCGATGTGTGTTCAGGAACATTGGTGggaaaatacagcagctccctGCAATGCCAGAGGCCAGAAGACTGCGTTACAAG gGTATTATCTTCAGATTCAAGTTTTTAATGCTGGTAACTTTAGCATGTGCAGCCATGACCgtcatcttcttcatcttgAATCAA GTGAGTGAAGGTCACTGGCACTGGGGAGACTACACCCTTCAGGTCCACAGTGCTTTTCTCACAGGGATGTACGGCATGTGGAACCTGTATGTTTTCACCATCATCTTCCTTTATGCCCCCTCCCACAAGAACAGAAACAAGTCAGCAGACAGTCAACAAACAG ATATGGTGGACAAACCAGACAGCCAAGAGACTCAGCTGACATGTGGAGAGCCATGGCCCACAGAGACGTACAGGATGACAGGGAAGGTGGCTGAAGAGTGA